The following coding sequences are from one Campylobacter magnus window:
- the fliM gene encoding flagellar motor switch protein FliM, giving the protein MADILSQEEIDALLQAVDDDEDGAELVASEAHKKPKLPEDRQVIIYDFKRPNRVSKEQLRAIKGIHDKLARNLASQISSIMRSIVEIRLHSVDQMTYGEFLMSLPSPTSFNVFSIKPLDGSCVLEINPSIAFPMIDRLLGGKGDGGFDSSRELTDIEVNLLDAILRIVMQRLKESWQMITDMYPNVEAKESSPNVVQVVSQNEIIIMAVMEIIIGGNSGMINFCYPVIYLEPILSRLANRDVMLGETSAKKSRNKELKTLVGRAEVLYEAILGKTNISVLEFLELKPGDILKLDRSADDMAIVSIDKKDVFMADMGLHRFRKSIQLKELIKTDKDEIKSILEQYEEDRKAKIQSYDDSVNDDDGDEYDDDE; this is encoded by the coding sequence ATGGCTGATATTCTTAGTCAAGAAGAAATAGACGCTCTTTTGCAAGCTGTTGATGATGACGAAGACGGCGCAGAATTAGTAGCATCAGAGGCTCACAAAAAGCCAAAGTTACCAGAAGACCGCCAGGTTATTATTTATGACTTTAAGCGTCCAAACAGGGTAAGTAAAGAGCAATTACGCGCTATAAAAGGCATCCATGATAAACTAGCCCGCAACCTTGCTAGCCAAATCTCATCAATTATGCGCTCAATTGTTGAAATCAGGCTTCACTCAGTTGATCAAATGACTTATGGTGAGTTTTTGATGAGTTTGCCAAGTCCTACGAGCTTTAATGTTTTTTCTATCAAGCCTCTTGATGGCTCTTGTGTTTTGGAGATAAATCCTAGTATCGCCTTTCCTATGATAGACCGCTTGCTTGGCGGTAAAGGAGATGGCGGCTTTGATAGTAGCAGGGAGCTAACAGATATTGAAGTAAACTTGCTTGATGCGATTTTGCGTATAGTTATGCAGCGCCTAAAAGAAAGCTGGCAGATGATAACTGATATGTATCCAAATGTCGAGGCAAAAGAATCAAGTCCAAATGTTGTTCAAGTTGTTAGCCAAAATGAGATTATTATCATGGCTGTTATGGAGATTATCATAGGTGGAAATAGTGGTATGATAAATTTTTGCTACCCTGTAATCTATCTTGAGCCTATTCTTTCGCGCCTTGCTAACCGTGATGTTATGCTAGGTGAAACGAGTGCGAAAAAATCTCGTAATAAAGAGCTAAAAACGCTAGTAGGGCGTGCTGAGGTGCTATATGAAGCGATTTTGGGTAAAACCAATATCAGCGTTCTTGAGTTTTTGGAGCTAAAACCAGGCGATATTTTAAAGCTTGATAGAAGTGCTGATGATATGGCTATTGTTAGCATAGATAAAAAAGATGTATTTATGGCTGATATGGGCTTGCATCGCTTTCGTAAAAGCATACAGCTTAAAGAGCTTATCAAAACAGATAAAGATGAAATTAAAAGTATCCTAGAACAATACGAAGAAGACCGCAAGGCAAAAATTCAGTCTTATGATGATAGCGTAAATGACGATGATGGAGATGAATACGATGATGATGAATAA
- a CDS encoding RNA polymerase sigma factor FliA, with the protein MNNQRKKQLDAYQNGLLSEQNELVVAYMPALRAMAARLKSRLPACVEFNDLVGAGVCAMVSLSRAYDKEKNDNFWGYARMRVYGAMLDFLRSLDPMSRGDRKLIKQINELSAQYFNEHESEPSDEWLAKKIGVSTAQISDAKNMSEIAMLLPLDEQYDLLASPEGTFEKVEKDDLISHIMEILRGFSLKDQQVIQLYYFDELNLAEISELLGISQSRVCQIHKKMIIKLRERLGF; encoded by the coding sequence ACGAGCTTGTAGTAGCCTATATGCCAGCACTTCGTGCTATGGCTGCACGCTTAAAATCTCGCTTGCCAGCTTGCGTGGAGTTTAATGACTTAGTGGGGGCTGGGGTTTGTGCGATGGTAAGTCTTTCTCGTGCGTATGATAAAGAAAAAAATGATAATTTCTGGGGCTATGCTAGAATGCGCGTTTATGGTGCTATGCTAGACTTTTTGCGCTCGCTTGATCCTATGAGTAGAGGTGATAGAAAACTAATAAAGCAAATAAATGAGCTTAGTGCGCAGTATTTTAACGAGCATGAGAGCGAACCAAGCGATGAATGGCTGGCTAAAAAAATCGGCGTAAGCACAGCGCAAATCAGCGATGCTAAAAATATGAGCGAGATTGCTATGCTCTTGCCACTTGATGAGCAATATGACTTGCTAGCAAGCCCTGAGGGCACTTTTGAAAAAGTAGAAAAAGATGATTTAATCTCTCATATTATGGAGATTTTAAGGGGCTTTTCGCTAAAAGACCAGCAAGTAATACAGCTTTATTATTTTGATGAGCTAAACTTAGCTGAAATTAGTGAGCTTTTAGGAATTTCACAATCTCGTGTATGTCAAATACACAAAAAAATGATAATAAAACTTAGAGAAAGGTTGGGCTTTTAA